The nucleotide sequence GGACCAGCGTTTCAATTTCAGTGACGGTTGCCAGATTGACATCGCCGGGAATAGTATGTTTCAGCGCCGAAGCCGCTGCGCCAAACTCAACGGCGCGCTGCAGATCGGCCGGAAACGTCAGCAGACCGTAAATCAGCCCGGCGACGTAGGCATCACCCGTACCAATCCGGTCAACAATCGGCTGGATGTCGTGCATGCGGGATCGATATACCGTTGAGCCATTAAATATCTTGGCCGAGAGCTGATTGTGAGAGGCACTGACAGAGGTTCGCTTGGTATCGGTAACGTACCGAATGGTCGGAAACCGGCGCATCAGGGCGCGTCCAGCTTCCTGAAACGTACTGCCAACTACGCCATAAAGTTCTGAAAACAGGGACTTGCTACCCAACACGAGCGTACAGCCTTCCGTCAGGGCGGGCATAATTTCCTGCGGTCGTCGGCCGTACTGCCATAAGTTGCTCCGGTAGACAATGTCGCCCGACACCGGAACGCCCAGTCGGTTGGCCGTCTGGATGCCCGCCAGCAGACAGTCGGCAGCACCCTGCGAGAGGGCGGGCGTGATTCCGGTCCAGTGAAACCAGTCGGCTCCGGTCAGGATTGGTTCCCAGTCAATATCGTTAGTCTGAATCCGGGCAAATGCCGAATCAGCACGGTCATAGATAATCTGGCTGGCCCGGCTGCCCGC is from Spirosoma taeanense and encodes:
- a CDS encoding sugar kinase encodes the protein MLRLSPPGFDRFSQSNVLTMHFGGTEANVAVSLAQLGLDAAHVTRFPDHALGRTAAGYLRRYGVDTQYIRYGSLPTGQAEGRLGLYFLETGAGSRASQIIYDRADSAFARIQTNDIDWEPILTGADWFHWTGITPALSQGAADCLLAGIQTANRLGVPVSGDIVYRSNLWQYGRRPQEIMPALTEGCTLVLGSKSLFSELYGVVGSTFQEAGRALMRRFPTIRYVTDTKRTSVSASHNQLSAKIFNGSTVYRSRMHDIQPIVDRIGTGDAYVAGLIYGLLTFPADLQRAVEFGAAASALKHTIPGDVNLATVTEIETLVRGDSSGKLRR